From the Salmo trutta chromosome 25, fSalTru1.1, whole genome shotgun sequence genome, the window CCCCTCGCTGCCACCCAGCCCCCCTCGTTGCCACCCAGCCCCCCCTCGCTGCCACCCAGCCTCCCCTCGCTGCCTCCCAGCCTCCCCTCGCTGCCTCCCAGCTTCCCCTCGCTGCCACCCAGCCTCCCCTCGTTGCCACCCAGCCACCCCTCGTTGCCACCCAGCCTCCCCTCGTTGCCACCCAGCCTCCCCTCGCTGCCACCCAGCCTCCCCTCGTTGCCACCCAGCCTCCCCTCGCTGCCACCCAGCCTCCCCTCCCAGCCTCCCCTCGCTGCCACCCAGCCTCCCCTCGCTGCCACCCAGCCTCCCCTCGCTGCCAACCAGCCTCCCCTCCGAGCCTCCCCTCGCTGCCACCCAGCCTCCCCTCCCAGCCTCCCCTCGCTGCCACCCAGCCTCCCCTCGCTGCCTCCCCTCGTTGCCACCCAGCCTTCCCTCGCTGCCACCCAGACTCCCCTCGCTACCTCCCCTCGCTGCCACCCAGCCTCCCCTCGCTGCCACCCAGACTCCCCTCGCTGCCTCCCCTCGCTGCCTCCCCTCGCTGCCTCCCAGCCTCCCCTCGCTGCCTCCCAGACTCCCCTCGCTGCTTCCCAGACTCCCCTCGCTGCCTCCCAGACTCCCCTCGCTGCCTCCCAGACTCCCCTCGCTGCCTCCCAGACTCCCCTCGCTGCCTCCCAGACTCCCCACGCTGCCACCCagactcccctcccctccccagcctcccCTCCCAGCCTCCCCTCGCTGACTCCCCTCGCTGCCTCCCCTCGCTGCCACCCAGCCTTCCCTCGCTGCCACCCAGCCTCCCCTCGTTGCCTCCCAGCCACCCCTCGCTAACTCCCACCCTCCCCTCGCTAACTCCCAGCCTCCCCTCGCTGCCACCCAGCCTCCCCTCCCAGCCTCCCCTCGCTGCCTCCCAGCCTCCCCTCACTGCCTCCCAGCCTCCCCTCGCTAACTCCCAGCCTCCCCTCGCTGCCTCCCCTCGCTGCCACCCAGCCTCCCCTCCCAGCCTCCCCTCGCTGCCTCCCAGCCTCCCCTCACTGCCACCCAGCCTCCCCTCGCTGCCTCCCAGCCTCCCCTCGCTGCCACCCAGCCTCCCCTCGCTGCCACCCAGCCTCCCCTCGCTGCCTCCCAGCCTCCCCTCGCTGCCACCCAGCTTCCCCTCGCTGCCACCCAGCCTCCCCTCGCTGCCTCCCAGCCTCCCCTCCCAGCCTCCCCTCGCTGCCTCCCCTCCCAGCCTCCCCTCCATGCCTCCCATTCTCTCCTCGCTGCCTCCCAGCCTCCCCTCGCTGCCTCTCCTCGCTGCCACCCAGCCTTCCCTCGCTGCCACCCAGCCTCCCCTCGTTGCCTCCCAGCCACCCCTCGCTAACTCCCACCCTCCCCTCGCTAACTCCCAGCCTCCCCTCGCTGCCACCCAGCCTCCCCTCCCAGCCTCCCCTCGCTGCCTCCCAGCCTCCCCTCACTGCCTCCCAGCCTCCCCTCGCTAACTCCCAGCCTCCCCTCGCTGCCTCCCCTCGCTGCCACCCAGCCTCCCCTCCCAGCCTCCCCTCACTGCCTCCCAGTCTCCCCTCGCTAACTCCCAGCCTCCCCTCGCTGCCTCCCCTCGCTGCCACCCAGCCTCCCCTCGCTGCCACCCCTCGCTGCCACCCAGCCCCCCCTCGCTGGCTCCCCTCGCTGCCTCCCAGCCTCCCCTCGCTGCCACCCAGCCTCCCCTCGCTGCCACCCAGCCCCCCCTCGCTGCCACCCAGCCTCCCCTCGTTGCCACCCAGCCTCCCCTCGCTGCCACCCAGCCTCCCCTCGCTGCCTCCCAGTCCCCCCTCGCTGCCACCCAGCCTCCCCTCGCTGCCACCCAGCCTCCCCTCCCAGCCTCCCCTCGCTGCCACCCAGCCTCCCCTCGCTGCCACCCAGCCTCCCCTCCCAGCCTCCCCTCGCTGCCACCCAGCCTCCCCTCGCTGCCTCCCCTCGCTGCCACCCAGCCTCCCCTCGCTGCCTCCCCTCGCTGCCACCCAGCCTCCCCTCGCTGCCTCCCCTCGTTGCCACCCAGCCTCCCCTCGCTGCCACCCAGCCTCCCCTCGCTGCCACCCAGCCTCCCCTCGCTGCCTCCCCTCGTTGCCACCCAGACTCCCCTTGTTGCCTCCCAGACTCCTTGgtagcatcaaatcaaatcaagctttatttccacagcacatttcagacatcgAATGCATtgcaatgtgctttacaggagAAAAACGACAAAAAAAAACCGAtacaaataaaagctgaaatatttcctactgtaaggacagacgctggtaaacgagaagcaagtacagggaagGAACATTTTAATAAATATTGGATGTGAAACTGaacaaggacagcgtctggacaggggaaagaAAACGACATTAAGGGgaagaaactgaggaagtgacagatataggggaggcaatcaataaagtaaaatagtccaggtgagtcccatgAAGCGCTGACGCGCGTAACCTTggtgataggtgtgtgtgtgatgagcgCCAGatagcgggagcaggcgtgacgtCAACAAACATAAGATGAAAACAAAAGAATGACTGACTGAAAAACAAAAAAAGCCCcctgaggaaaagcaaagctaagaAGATGGTTCTACCCCCCAGCTTCCAGCTCTGCCCCCCCAGCTTCCAGCTCTGCCCCCCAGCTTCCGGCTCTGCCCCCCCAGCTTCCGGCTCTGCCCCCCCAGCTTCCGGCTCTGCCCCCCCCAGCTTCCGGCTCTGCCCCCCCCAGCTTCCGGCTCTGACCCCCCCAGCTTCCAGCTCTGCCCCCCCCCAGCCTCCACCCTCTGCCCCCCCCAGCTTCCAGCTCTGCCCCCCCCAGCTTCCAGCTCTGCCCCCCCCAGCTTCCGGCTCTGCCCCCCCAGCCTCCTCGCTCTGCCCCCCCCCAGCCTCCTCGCTCTGCCCCCCCCAGCTTCCGGCTCTGCCCCCCCAGCCTCCCCGCTCTGCCCCCCCCCGCCTCCCTGCTCTGCCCCCCCCCAGCCTCCCCGCTCTGCCCCCCCCAGCTTCGGCTCTGCCCCCCCCAGCTTCCTCGCTTTGCCCCCCCCAGCTTCCTCGCTCTGCCCCCCCCAGCTTCCGGCTCTGCCCCCCCAGCCTCCCCGCTCTGCCCCCCCCAGCCTCCCTGCTCTGCCCCCCCCAGCCTCCCCGCTCTGCCTTCCCCAGCTTCGGCTCTGCCCCCCCCAGCTTCatgctctgcccccccccccagcttcCAGCTCTGCCCCCCAGAGTGTGTGAGCGTCCGGTAGGCTACGCGtggcctggttccagatctgtttgtgctgtagctACTAGGCAGGTAGCTCCGGTATACTAGGCAGGTAGCTCCGGTATACTAGGCAGGTAGCTCCGGTATACTAGGCTGGTAGCTCCAGTATAGTAGGCTGGTAGCTCCAGTATAATAAGCTAGTCTCAAGGGGTAGAGAGGGTGTGGCAGGTACAGTCCGGCATCATCAGGCTACAGAAACCCCCCTGCTGCCCTGATAACAGTCGGGGAAAACAAACAAATAGCCGGTAGCCATCCAGTGGGCTAGGCTAGGCTATCAGCAGGCAACCCCAGAGAGCTTGTCAGGCTGGTAGCACTGGCCATCAGGCTAGGCTAGTCTCAGGGGCTAGAGAGGGTCTACTGAGTCCATCAGGCTAGGCTAGCCTCAGGGGGTCAAGAGTGTCTGGGTCCAGCAGGCTAGGCTAGCCTCAGGGGGTTGAGAGAGTTTACTGTGTCCAGCAGGCTAGGCTAGTCTCAGGGGGTTGAGAGTGTCTACTGGGTCCATCAGGCTATGCTAGTCTCAGGGGGTTGAGAGGGTTTACTGCGTCCAGCAGGCTAGGCTAGCCTCAGGGGGTTGAGAGAGTTTACTGTGTCCAGCAGGCTAGGCTAGCCTCAGGGGCTAGAGAGGGTCTACTGGGTCCAGCAAGCTAGGCTAGCCTCAGGGGCTAGGGAGTGGCTGTGTCCAGCAGGCTAGGCTAGCCTCAGGGGCTAGGGAGTGGCTGTGTCCAGCAGGCTAGGCTAGCCTCAGTGGCTAGAGAGGGTCTACTTGGTCCAGCAAGCCATGTCAGCCAGTTACCTGCTGCCCTGATAACATAACAGCCAAGGAAAACAAACAACAGGCTCTCCAGTTGATCACGACACAGAACAACACAGCGTAGCGACAATATTTCATCTCAATAAAGCAATTAagtccagagagagggagaaaggcagGTTTGCTGTGCACTCTGCTGCTGTACAGATGGTTCTGGTGCTGTTCACTCTTCTGCTGTACAGATGGTTCTGGTTCCAACGCTGACTATTCTGTTTATTTACAGAACGGAAATGTCCAAAAGTGATGCTCTGAAATGGTTTGGTTTCCCAACAAACTCTCTCTGTCATTACAGATATAGATGGGCTGGTGGTGCCTTCTCTCTTgaggttggctggctggttgattggaagttggttggttggctggttgaTTTGTTGGTTGGTTGGAGGttagttggctggctggctggctggaggttggttggttggctggctggctggccggccaTAGCCGACCAAAACTTCCAACGTAAACACCAGAACTGTAGCTCCCACACTGCTCCGTTTAGCATCACTGCTGACATTGTGAAAAACAAAACCAGAAAATATGGATACAGAGTATAAGGTCTACAGACTGTAACAGACTATAAGCGGCTGTgacacttgtcggatgtggcaggcttgaaaactattacggagtacaaaagggaaaccaggacgcgagctgcccagtgacgcgagcctaccagatgagctaaatgccttttatgcttgctttgaggcaagcaacactgaagcatgcacgagagcaccagctgttctggtgATAATGCTctctgtagctgatgtgagcaagacctttaaacaggtcaacattcacaaagctgcggggccagatggattaccaggatgtgtactcaaagcatgcgcggaccaactggcaagtgtctttactgacatgttcaacctctccctgaccgagtctgtaatacccacatgtttcaagcagaccaccatagtcccaggacccaagaaagagaaggtaacctgcctaaatgattccCGCCcggtagcactcacatcggttgccatgaagtgctttgaaaaggctggtcatggcacacatcaacagcatcctcccggataccctagacccactccaattcgcataccgccccaacagatccacagatggcccaatctcaattgcactccacactgcccttttgcacctggacaaaaggaacacctatgtgagaatgctgttcattggctacagctcagcgttcaacaccatagtgcccacaaagctcatcactaagctaaggaccctgggactaaaaacCTCCATCTGGAaatggatcctagacttcctgacgggccgcccccaggtggtgagggtaggtaacaacacatccgccacgctgatcctcaacactggagctccccaggggtgtacttattcccctcctgtactccctgttcacccacgactgcgtggccaaacacgactccaacaccatcattaagtttgctgatgacaaaacagtgttaggcctgatcaccaacaacgatgagacagcctatagggaggaggtcagacacctggcagtgtggtgccaggacaacaacctctccctcaatgtgagcaagacaaaggagctgatcgtggactacaggaaaaggagggctgaacaggccccccattaacaccaagacagttgtgaagagggcacgacaaaaccttttctctcccctcaggagactaaaaagatttagcatgggtccccagatcctcaaaaggttctacagctgcaccatcgagagcatcctgaccggtttcatcaccgcctggtatggcaattgctcgtcCTCTGACcgcaagacgctacagagggtagtgcgtacggcccagtacatcactggggccaagcttcctgcaatccaggaacTATATaatagacggtgtcagaggaaagcccataaaattgtcagagactccagtcactgaAGTCATAGacttctctgctaccgcacggcaagcagtaccggagcgccaaatctaggacaaaaaggctccttaacagcttctacccccaaaccataagactgctgaacaattaatccaaTGGCCTCCTGGACTATTTAAATTGACACCCCCCctattttgtacactgctgctactcgctgtttactaTCTATTTATAGTCACTtcccccctacctacatgtacaaattacctctaacctgtaaccccgcacattgactcggtaccggtaccccctgtatatagcctcattattgtgtcactttttattattttttactttactttacttggtcaatattttcataactcttcttgaactgcactgttggttaaaggcttgtaagtaagcatttcacggtgaggtctacacttgttgtattcgggcgCGTGTGacaaaataaagtttgattggaTTTAAAGTCTACAGACTAGAAGGTCTACAGGCTAGAAGGTCTACAGGTCATTTAGAATAAAGACAGTATAACTTTATAAGACTAACTTGTCGTCCTTTCATCTCCACCAGGCGAAAGATGAACATGCTGTGGTATCTGTCTACTCTGCAGCTGTTCCTGGTTCCAGCTCTCCTGGTAAGCAGACGTGATGTACATCTGAATAGTATTTTATAATATTGTTATATTCAGGGAATACATAAAGTCAGGTGGGAAAAGCAGTCGGTCAGGTACAGAGGTCACATCTAACCTATATGTTACAGTAAGGTGTTATATCCATCATACAGACATCACATACAGCACCCCCTGTACTTTGGAtagatacagagccttcagaaagtcttcacacccccttgactttttacacatttttgttgtgttacagcctcaatttaaaatggtttaaattgagattttgtgtcactggtctacagacaataccccataataatgtCAAAGgggaaatatgtttttattttttattttacaaatgtatcaaggcacaaggcgagacccaggaggcagatggttggagtcttacaatgtttaataatccaaaggggtaggcaagagaatggttgtggacaggcaaaaaggtcaaaaccagattagagtccaggaggtacagagtggcagacaggctcgtggtcaaggcaggcagaatggtcgtactggaaaaacacgctggttgacttgaacatccaagacaaactggcacagacagacaggaaacacagggatatatacaccggggaaaaacacgctggttgacttgaacatccaagacaaactggcacagagagacaggaaacacagggataaatacactggggaaaataagcgacacctggaaggggtggagacaatcacaaggacaggtgaaacagatcagggcgtgacacaaatgtattaacaatttaaagctgaaatgtattgagtcaagtattcaacacctttttTATGGCAAGCGTAAATAAGTtattttgcttaacaagtcacataagttgcatggactctgtgtgcaataatagtgtttaacatgtctacctcatctctgtaccccacacatacaattatcggtaaagtccctcagtcgagcagtgaatttcaaacacagattcaaccacaaagaccagggaggttttccaacacCTCGCTGAgggagggcacctattggtagataggtcaaaaataaataaaaagcagacattgaatattcctttgagcatgctgaagttattaattacactttggatggtgtatcaatacatccagtcactataaagatacagtcgtccttcctaactcagttgccggagaggaaggaaaccgctcagggatttcaccatgaggtcaaggatgactttaaaatagttacagagtttaaatGGATGGAAatctttgggattttggcaatgaggccctttatctacttccccagagtcagctGAACTCGTGAGTACCATTTATATGTCTCTGGGTGCGGTTTGAAGGAGGTTGCTACCTAGCGCTAGCGCAATTACTAGCTActgttagtgcaatgactggaagcatgctagcagatacccatagacttccattaATTGTGCTAATGCTAGCGTTGGCGTTGGCTCGTGAAAATACCTCTAACTTCTTTCGTACtgtacacagagacatacaaatgatgtcggaggtttgtggtatatggccaatataccacggctaagggctgtatccaggcactccacgttgggTCGTGCCTGGATACAGGGGGGTAGGCTATAGACGGGGGTAGGCTACAGACAGGGGGGTAGAATGTAGACAGTGGGGTAGGCTGTAGACAGGGGGGTAGGCTACAGTCAGGGGGGTAGGCTACAGACAGGGGGGTAGGCTGTAGACAGGGTGGTAGGCTGTAGACAGGGGGGTAGGCTACAGACAGGGGGGTAGGCTGTAGAAAGGGGGGTAGGCTACAGACAGGGGGTAGGGTGTAAACAGGGGGGTAGGGTGTAAACAGGGGGGTAGGCTATAGACAGGTGGGTAGGCTACAGACAGGTGGGTAGGCTATAGACAGGGGGTAGGCTGTAGACAGGGGGGTAGGCTGTAGACGGGGTAGGCTGTAGACAGGGGGGAAGGCTATAGACAGGGGGGTAGGCTACAGTCAGGGGGGTAGGCTACAGACAGGGGGGTAGGCTACAGACAGGGGGGTAGGCTACAGACAGGGGAGTAGGCTACAGACAGGGGGGTAGGCTACAGACAGGGGGGTAGGCTACAGGCAAGGGGGTAGGCTACAGACAGGGGGGTAGGCTACAGACAGGGGGTAGACTACAGACAGGGGGGTAGACTATAGAGAGGGGGTAGATTGTATACATTGTATACACTGAGTCAGGAGCTTTGCCTGCTTTACCAGACTCCGTCACATGTCATTggcatgggccctggtctaaggTATCGTGTTCCTATAAAGCCCTgtggtccctggtctaaagtatcATGTTCCTATaaagccctgtgggccctggtctaaagtatcgTATTCCTATaaagccctgtgggccctggtctaaagtatcgTATTCCTATaaagccctgtgggccctggtctaaagtatcgCGTTCCTATaaagccctggtctaaagtatcgTGTTCCTATaaagccctgtgggccctggtctaacGTATAGTGTTCCTATaaagccctgtgggccctggtctaaagtatcgTATTCCTATaaagccctgtgggccctggtctaaagtatcgTATTCCTATaaagccctgtgggccctggtctaaagtatagTGTTCCTATaaagccctgtgggccctggtctaaagtatcgTGTTCCTATaaagccctgtgggccctggtctaaagtatcgCGTTCCTATaaagccctggtctaaagtatcgTGTTCCTATaaagccctggtctaaagtatcgTATTCCTATaaagccctgtgggccctggtctaaagtatcgCGTTCCTATaaagccctgtgggccctggtctaaagtatcgCGTTCCTATAAAGCCCTGTGGGCCCTTGTCTAAAGTATAGTGTTCCTATAAAGCCctggtctgaagtagtgcactcaatagggaatagggtgccatttgggacacagcccataATGTGTTGTTGTGTATGTCCAGCTACCCAATGGGGACTACTGGGAGGAATGGAGTGCCTATGGAGAATGTAGTCGGAGCTGTGGGAGTGGGGTTACCATAAGGACCAGGAGATGTGTCAGCCAGAGGTAAGAgagtgttgtttgtttgtttgtttgtttgtttgtttgtttgtttgtttgtttctttctttctttcctgtctctctgtcccctctcagctacccctgtgtctctctgtccacTCTCAGCTACCCCTGTGTTTCTCTGTCCCCTCTCAGCTacccctgtgtctctctgtcccctctcagcTACCCCTGTGTTTCTCTGTCCACTCTCAGCTACCCCTGTGTTTCTCTGTCCCCTCTCAGCTACCCCTGTGTTTCTCTGTCCCCTCTCAGCTacccctgtgtctctctgtcccctctcagctacccctgtgtttctctgtcccctctcagctacccctgtgtttctctgtcccctctcagctacccctgtgtctctctgtcccctctcagcTACCCCTGTGTTTCTCTGTCCACTCTCAGCTACCCCTGTGTTTTACaaggtcaaatcaaatgttattggtcacatacacatggttagcagatgttattggtccatacatatggttagcagatgttattggtccatacacatggttagcagatgttaatgtgagtgtagcgaaatgcttgtgcttctagttccgacagtggtgcagtaatatctaacaagtaatctaacaattccccaacaactacctaatacacacaatgaGAATGAATGAGgtgggtgaatgagaatatgtacatataagtatatggatgagcgatggccgagcggcatggGCAAGGTGCAAtatatggtataaaatacagtatatacatgtgatatgagtaatgtaagatatgtaaacattattaaagtggcattatttaaagtggcattgtttaaagtgactgactagtgatccattttggttgttgtccttgatgatctttttggccttcctgtgacatcgggtgctgtaggtgtcgtggagggcaggtagtttgccccggtgatgcgttgtgcagaccgcaccaccctctggagagccttgcggttgagggcggtgcagttgccgtaccaggctgtgatacagcccgacaggatgctctcgattgtgcatctgtaaaagtttctcagggttttgggtgacaagccaagtttcttcagcctcctgaggttgaagaggcgctgttgcgccttcttcaccacactgtctgtgtgggtggaccatttcagtttgtctgtgatgtgtacaaccagaaacttaaaactttccaccttctccactgctgtcccgtcgatgtggataggggggtgctccctctgctgtttcctgaagtccatgatcatctcctttgttttgttgatgttgagtgagaggttgttttc encodes:
- the LOC115161755 gene encoding proline-rich protein 36-like, which produces MLPLAASQPPLAASQSPLAASQTPLAASPRCLPWLPPSLPSLPPRLPSLPPLAASPRCLPASPRCHPASPRYLPSLPPSLPSLPPRLPSLPPLAASPGCLPASPRCLPDSPRCHPDSPPSLPSQPPLAASPRCHPAFPRCLPSLPPLAATQPPLVATQPPLAASQPPLAASQPPLATSQPPLAATQPPLPASPPSLPSLPPLAATQPSLAASPRYLPSLPPTSPRCHPASPPSLPSQPPLAASQPPLTATQPPLAASPRCHPASPRCHPASPRCLPASPRCHPASPRCHPAPLVATQPPLAATQPPLAASQPPLAASQLPLAATQPPLVATQPPLVATQPPLVATQPPLAATQPPLVATQPPLAATQPPLPASPRCHPASPRCHPASPRCQPASPPSLPSLPPSLPSQPPLAATQPPLAASPRCHPAFPRCHPDSPRYLPSLPPSLPSLPPRLPSLPPLAASPRCLPASPRCLPDSPRCFPDSPRCLPDSPRCLPDSPRCLPDSPRCLPDSPRCHPDSPPLPSLPSQPPLADSPRCLPSLPPSLPSLPPSLPSLPPSHPSLTPTLPSLTPSLPSLPPSLPSQPPLAASQPPLTASQPPLANSQPPLAASPRCHPASPPSLPSLPPSLPSLPPSLPSLPPSLPSLPPSLPSLPPSLPSLPPSLPSLPPSFPSLPPSLPSLPPSLPSQPPLAASPPSLPSMPPILSSLPPSLPSLPLLAATQPSLAATQPPLVASQPPLANSHPPLANSQPPLAATQPPLPASPRSSPRCLPSLPPSLPSQPPLTASQSPLANSQPPLAASPRCHPASPRCHPSLPPSPPSLAPLAASQPPLAATQPPLAATQPPLAATQPPLVATQPPLAATQPPLAASQSPLAATQPPLAATQPPLPASPRCHPASPRCHPASPPSLPSLPPSLPSLPPLAATQPPLAASPRCHPASPRCLPSLPPSLPSLPPSLPSLPPSLPSLPPLVATQTPLVASQTPW